Proteins encoded within one genomic window of Streptomyces taklimakanensis:
- a CDS encoding DnaJ family domain-containing protein — translation MTERKPPGVDFETWADRQIREAAERGEFDDLPGMGRPLPDLDAPYDDLWWIRKKMSHEGAAYLPPALALRKEAEDASAAALAAPSEAEARRIVAGVNERIRAALRMPPPGPPLNLRPFDVEDVVREWRERRGRDGRDGRERRGRDGRRSS, via the coding sequence GTGACCGAGCGCAAGCCGCCCGGCGTCGACTTCGAGACCTGGGCCGACCGGCAGATCCGCGAGGCCGCCGAGCGCGGCGAGTTCGACGACCTGCCGGGCATGGGCAGGCCCCTGCCCGATCTGGACGCGCCGTACGACGACCTGTGGTGGATCCGGAAGAAGATGAGCCACGAGGGGGCGGCGTACCTGCCGCCCGCCCTCGCCCTGCGCAAGGAGGCCGAGGACGCGTCGGCCGCCGCGCTCGCGGCGCCCTCGGAGGCCGAGGCCCGGCGGATCGTGGCGGGGGTCAACGAGAGGATCCGCGCGGCGCTGCGGATGCCGCCGCCCGGCCCGCCGCTGAACCTGAGGCCCTTCGACGTCGAGGACGTCGTGCGCGAGTGGCGCGAACGTCGCGGGCGCGACGGGCGCGACGGGCGCGAACGTCGCGGGCGCGACGGGCGGCGCTCCTCCTGA
- a CDS encoding GH1 family beta-glucosidase: MATASRTAEPAPATSTARAFPPGFLWGTATAAYQIEGAATEDGRTPSIWDTYSHTPGRTRNGDTGDIACDHYHRWREDVAIMSDLGVGAYRFSVSWPRVQPTGSGPASRKGLDFYSRLVDELLDKGIKPVLTLYHWDLPQELEDAGGWPERATAQRFAEYAGIVADALGDRVPTWTTLNEPWCSAFLGYGSGVHAPGRTDQVDALRAAHHLNLAHGLGVQALRAALPSEAQVSVTLNLHHVRSLTDGEADRDAARRIDGVANRVFTGPMLRGEYPEDVLRDTAHLTDWSFVRDGDTAEIHQPLDFLGVNYYSPTLVSSAASGPASHNADGHGVSEHSPWPGGDDVAFHRSPGTTTAMGWTVDPDGMYELLTRVGDDFPGLPVIITENGAAFDDYVDPEGRVTDPDRISYLHGHLAAVHRAIADGVDVRGYFLWSLLDNFEWGYGYSKRFGAVYVDYATGRRIPKESSRWYARVVRDGVLPPTPEA; the protein is encoded by the coding sequence GTGGCCACCGCATCCCGTACCGCCGAACCCGCCCCGGCGACCTCGACCGCCCGGGCTTTCCCGCCCGGCTTCCTGTGGGGCACGGCGACCGCCGCCTACCAGATCGAGGGAGCCGCCACCGAGGACGGCCGCACCCCCTCCATCTGGGACACCTACTCCCACACCCCCGGAAGGACCCGCAACGGGGACACCGGCGACATCGCCTGCGACCACTACCACCGCTGGCGCGAAGACGTGGCGATCATGTCCGACCTGGGCGTGGGCGCCTACCGCTTCTCCGTCTCCTGGCCGCGTGTGCAGCCCACCGGCAGCGGGCCGGCCTCGCGCAAGGGCCTGGACTTCTACAGCCGGCTGGTCGACGAACTGCTCGACAAGGGCATCAAGCCCGTCCTCACCCTCTACCACTGGGACCTCCCCCAGGAGCTGGAGGACGCCGGGGGCTGGCCCGAGCGCGCCACCGCGCAGCGGTTCGCCGAGTACGCGGGCATCGTCGCCGACGCCCTCGGCGACCGCGTGCCGACGTGGACGACGCTCAACGAGCCGTGGTGCTCGGCCTTCCTCGGCTACGGATCCGGCGTCCACGCCCCCGGCCGCACCGACCAGGTCGACGCCCTGCGCGCCGCCCACCACCTCAACCTCGCCCACGGCCTGGGCGTCCAGGCGCTGCGCGCCGCACTGCCCTCCGAGGCACAGGTGTCGGTCACCCTCAACCTCCACCACGTGCGGTCCCTGACCGACGGCGAGGCGGACCGGGACGCGGCCCGCCGCATCGACGGCGTCGCCAACCGGGTCTTCACCGGCCCCATGCTGCGCGGCGAGTACCCCGAGGACGTCCTGCGGGACACCGCCCACCTGACGGACTGGTCGTTCGTGCGCGACGGCGACACGGCGGAGATCCACCAGCCGCTGGACTTCCTCGGCGTCAACTACTACAGCCCCACGCTCGTCTCCTCCGCCGCCTCCGGCCCCGCCTCCCACAACGCCGACGGACACGGCGTCAGCGAGCACAGCCCCTGGCCGGGCGGCGACGACGTCGCCTTCCACCGCTCGCCGGGCACCACCACGGCGATGGGCTGGACGGTGGACCCCGACGGAATGTACGAGTTGCTGACCCGGGTCGGGGACGACTTCCCCGGACTGCCGGTGATCATCACCGAGAACGGCGCGGCCTTCGACGACTACGTCGACCCCGAGGGCCGCGTCACGGACCCCGACCGGATCTCCTACCTGCACGGCCACCTGGCGGCGGTGCACCGTGCCATCGCCGACGGGGTGGACGTGCGCGGCTACTTCCTGTGGTCCCTGCTGGACAACTTCGAGTGGGGATACGGTTACAGCAAGCGGTTCGGCGCCGTCTACGTCGACTACGCCACCGGCCGGCGCATCCCCAAGGAGAGCTCCCGCTGGTACGCCCGCGTCGTCCGCGACGGGGTCCTGCCGCCCACCCCGGAGGCCTGA
- a CDS encoding carbohydrate ABC transporter permease → MTTDTVPPSADALEPATGATPPRDRGLRLTLRPSAGRQHHAGPVAYALLIGASLLSLFPLYWTMVAASTDNTRVSQTPPPFLPGPNLFENLGSAWQDAAMGKALTNSFIVAGTIALATVLFATLAGFAFAKLRFRGRNILLMLVIGTMMIPPQLSVVPLFMMMTELGWGQKLPAVIFPTLVSAVGVFFMRQYLLEALPDELIEAGRVDGAHSLRIFWSIVLPVARPAMAVLFMITFVHAWNDFFWPYIVLDMTNPTIPVALTQLSAGYIRDQSIIMAGALLGTLPLLVMFVVFGKQIVGGIMQGAVKG, encoded by the coding sequence ATGACCACCGACACCGTTCCGCCCTCGGCGGACGCCCTCGAACCGGCGACCGGGGCCACCCCGCCCCGCGACCGCGGGCTCCGCCTCACCCTGCGTCCGAGCGCGGGCCGCCAACACCACGCGGGGCCGGTCGCCTACGCGCTGCTCATCGGGGCCTCGCTGCTCTCCCTCTTCCCGCTGTACTGGACGATGGTGGCGGCCTCGACCGACAACACCCGCGTCTCCCAGACGCCGCCGCCGTTCCTGCCGGGCCCGAACCTCTTCGAGAACCTGGGGAGCGCCTGGCAGGACGCGGCGATGGGCAAGGCGCTGACCAACAGCTTCATCGTCGCCGGGACGATCGCCCTGGCCACCGTGCTCTTCGCCACCCTGGCGGGCTTCGCCTTCGCCAAGCTGCGCTTCCGCGGCCGCAACATCCTGCTGATGCTGGTCATCGGCACGATGATGATCCCGCCGCAGCTCAGCGTCGTGCCGCTGTTCATGATGATGACCGAGCTGGGCTGGGGCCAGAAGCTGCCCGCGGTCATCTTCCCCACCCTGGTGAGCGCCGTCGGCGTGTTCTTCATGCGGCAGTACCTGCTGGAGGCCCTGCCGGACGAGCTCATCGAGGCGGGCCGCGTGGACGGCGCGCACAGTCTGCGGATCTTCTGGAGCATCGTCCTGCCGGTCGCGCGGCCGGCGATGGCGGTGCTGTTCATGATCACGTTCGTGCACGCCTGGAACGACTTCTTCTGGCCGTACATCGTCCTCGACATGACCAACCCCACGATCCCGGTCGCCCTCACCCAGCTCAGCGCGGGCTACATCCGCGACCAGTCGATCATCATGGCCGGCGCGCTGCTGGGCACCCTCCCGCTGCTGGTGATGTTCGTCGTCTTCGGCAAGCAGATCGTCGGCGGCATCATGCAGGGCGCGGTCAAGGGCTGA